CGCGCGAGATCCTGGAGCGCCATGCCGAGGTTGAGCAGGCCCGAGGCGACCTGCGGGTGCGCGTCGCCGTAAAGGCGGCGCTTGATCGCCAGCGCCTCGCGGTAGGCGCCCTCGGCGGCCGCGTAGTCCGCGCGATCGTGATCGAGCATCCCCGCCTCGTTCAGGTAGAGCGCGAGATCGCTCGAGAAGCCGCCGGAGCGCCGGCGCTCCTCGTCGACGACGCGGGCGAGGTGCCCGGCCGCGGCCGGCACCTCGCCCAGCTCGCCGAGCGCCACGCCGAGCGTGTACTCGGCGTCGAGCGCGAGCTCGATCCGGGCTTCGCGCGCCGGGTCGCTCGCGCTCGACTCGCTCGCCTCCAGGGATAGGCGCGCGAGCACGGATTCCATGCGCGCGCGGGCCTCGGAGTAGTCGCCGCTGACGACCAGCATGTCGCCCAGGCCGACCTCTGCCTCGAGCCGGGCGAGGGCCCCCGGGGGCTGCGTCCGTTCGAGGTCCGCCAGGGCCGCGCGCAGGAGCGCCACCGCCTCGTCGACCCGCCCGAGCTCGTAGCGGGTGAGGCCGAGCTCGATCTGGGTCGCGGCGATCGCCGGGTCGAAGGCGGCAAGATGCCGGATGCGGAGCTCGAGCGCGCGACCGAGCGACTCCTCGGCGGCGCGGCTCTCGCCGACTTCGCGCTGAATCGAACCGATGACGTGCAGCAGCTGGCTCTCGAGCCGCGGCTCGCCGGCGAGCTGGGCGCGGGCCCGCGCCGCGCCGCGCCGCAGGAGCTCCGAGGCGCGCGGATCTTCGCCCTGCGCGCGCTCCGGGTCGGAAGCGTGGAAGAGGTCGACGAGGAAGCTGTTGACGACCGCCGCCGTGCGCTCCTCCTGGCGTGCCCGCGCCGCCTGCCAGAGTGTCGTGACCAGCCCCGCCGTCGCGACGGCGAGGACGAGCGCGCCGGCGGCGACGGCCGCTCGGTGACGGCGCAGGAGCTTTCCCAGGCGATAGAGCCGACTGTCGCCGGTGGCCTGGACCGGACGACCCGTCTGCCACCGCTCGAGATCGGCGGCGAGCGCGGCCGCGTCGCCGTACCGGCGTTCGGGCTCCGCGCGCATCGCCTGACGCGCGATGTTGGCGAGGTCGGGGTCGTTCGCGGCTGGCGGGGTCGCGAGCAGGCGGTCGAGCACCCGCCCGAGCGCGAAGACATCGGTCGCCGTCGTCACGGCGCCGCCGTCGACCTGCTCGGGCGCGGCGTAGCCCGGCGTCAGGAAGCGCGCCGGCCCCACGGTCAGCTGTGGCTCGTCCGCCTCCGGCTCGAGGAGCTTCGCGATGCCGAAGTCGAGGAGCTTCACCTGCCCCTCGCCGTCGACCAGGATGTTCGTCGGTTTGAGGTCGCGGTGCACGACGAGATTGCGATGTGCGAACGCTACGGCCTCGCAGACCTGCATCATCAGCGCGACGCGGGCGCGCGTTGCGAGCCGCTCCTCGGCCGAGTAGCGGTCGATCGGCCGGCCGTCGATGCGCTCCATCACCAGGTACGGCGTGCCGTCGGCGGCGACGCCGCCGTCGAGCATGGTGGCGATGTGCGGATGCCGCAGGCGCGCCAAGACCTGCTGCTCGCGCCGGAAGCGGTCGCCGGCGCCGAGCGACAGGAGCCCGACGCCGAGGACCTTGATCGCCACCTCCTGCGCGAACGCGCCGTCGGCGCGATGACCGCGATAGACCACCGCCATGCCGCCGCGGCCGAGCTCGGCGTCGAGGAGGTAAGCGCCCAGCCTTCGTCCGGTGAGGGAAAGAGGGGCCTGCTCCGACCGCGGCTCGGGTTCGTGGGCCACCGAAGCGATGTCGATGGGGGAGTCGAGCGGTCCGCCGGTCTTCTCCGCCGCGGCGAGGAGCTGCGCCACCGCATGGGCGAGCTCGCGGCCGTCCGCAACCCCGGAAGTCGCGCGGGCGAGGGCCGCCGGGCGCTCCTCCGGCGGGAGCTCGAGAAGCTCGGCGAGCAGCGCGTCGGCCCGCTGCCAGAGGCTCAACTCCCCGGGGCGCACCGCCGAAGCGTAACCCAGGAAGTTGGGGAAATTGGGGACTGTCCCCGATTCGGATCCGGGCGACGCGAATCTCGGCGGGCTCGATGGGCGCGCTCGCGGCCACGACGTGCCGATCAACCCGCAGGCGCTGCCGGGGCCGGCCGGCGCCGAGGCCGTTCAGGACCTCGGAGCCTACGAGTTC
This DNA window, taken from Thermoanaerobaculia bacterium, encodes the following:
- a CDS encoding serine/threonine protein kinase is translated as MRPGELSLWQRADALLAELLELPPEERPAALARATSGVADGRELAHAVAQLLAAAEKTGGPLDSPIDIASVAHEPEPRSEQAPLSLTGRRLGAYLLDAELGRGGMAVVYRGHRADGAFAQEVAIKVLGVGLLSLGAGDRFRREQQVLARLRHPHIATMLDGGVAADGTPYLVMERIDGRPIDRYSAEERLATRARVALMMQVCEAVAFAHRNLVVHRDLKPTNILVDGEGQVKLLDFGIAKLLEPEADEPQLTVGPARFLTPGYAAPEQVDGGAVTTATDVFALGRVLDRLLATPPAANDPDLANIARQAMRAEPERRYGDAAALAADLERWQTGRPVQATGDSRLYRLGKLLRRHRAAVAAGALVLAVATAGLVTTLWQAARARQEERTAAVVNSFLVDLFHASDPERAQGEDPRASELLRRGAARARAQLAGEPRLESQLLHVIGSIQREVGESRAAEESLGRALELRIRHLAAFDPAIAATQIELGLTRYELGRVDEAVALLRAALADLERTQPPGALARLEAEVGLGDMLVVSGDYSEARARMESVLARLSLEASESSASDPAREARIELALDAEYTLGVALGELGEVPAAAGHLARVVDEERRRSGGFSSDLALYLNEAGMLDHDRADYAAAEGAYREALAIKRRLYGDAHPQVASGLLNLGMALQDLARPQEALAMLEEALAVSRKIHGDRHPEVAMALTSVAVALADQARPQEAEQRYVEAVAIWRGLPAGSFEADQFANCLRNYGTLLLRIGEPARAEAILRETVARYEALELVDPVRSALAGARHGEALVATGRAAQGVALISEALTVLADTHYGWERPGFVELQLALVRGELALGRHDRARALLGEVRSRIESAPAAAGAEWEPVRGAVRELANQV